From Streptomyces sp. TLI_235, a single genomic window includes:
- a CDS encoding EmrB/QacA subfamily drug resistance transporter encodes MSSSVVKTGKADAPAQAGTPPTGSRGLQGHPWLTLLTVAVGVMMVALDGTVVAIANPAIQTDLGASPADIQWVTSGYLLALAVFLVTAGKIGDRFGHKATFLVGAAGFAATSAAIGFAGSIRTVILFRVLQGLFGALLQPAALGLLRGAFPAEKLNMAIGIWGGVIGASTAAGPIVGGLLVEHVNWESVFFINIPVGLIALALGLWILRDVKIENAAKSFDIPGIVLLSGAMFMLVWGIIKAPVWGWGDPATLLFLGGAVLAVIVFAFWQTRAKEPLIPLSLFRSVPLSAGTLLMVLMAFAFFGGVFFVTFYLQNVHGMAPVDAGVHLLPMTGMMIVGAPLAGAAIGKLGPRVPIVAGMLFTTAAMLGMSTLSTDSGTGVMSLWFVLMGLGLSPVMVGATEVIVGNAPLELSGVAGGLQQAAMQVGGSLGTAVLGAVMASKVTDVLPENWAKAGLPPVQGAQAEGLNQAAQLGIAPPAPAGTPQQAVDAMANAVHTSFVSGMSLAFVVAAVVALAAAGLGLLTKRGANDAGPAVHI; translated from the coding sequence ATGAGTTCGTCCGTCGTCAAGACCGGGAAGGCGGACGCGCCGGCGCAGGCCGGCACCCCGCCGACCGGCTCCCGAGGCCTCCAGGGGCACCCCTGGCTGACCCTGCTCACCGTCGCGGTCGGCGTGATGATGGTGGCCCTCGACGGCACCGTCGTGGCCATCGCCAACCCCGCCATCCAGACCGACCTCGGCGCCTCGCCCGCCGACATCCAGTGGGTCACCAGCGGCTACCTGCTGGCCCTTGCGGTCTTCCTGGTCACCGCCGGCAAGATCGGCGACAGGTTCGGCCACAAGGCGACCTTCCTCGTCGGCGCGGCGGGCTTCGCCGCCACCTCGGCCGCGATCGGCTTCGCCGGCAGCATCCGGACGGTCATCCTCTTCCGCGTCCTGCAGGGCCTGTTCGGCGCGCTGCTGCAGCCCGCCGCGCTGGGCCTGCTCCGCGGCGCCTTCCCGGCCGAGAAGCTCAACATGGCGATCGGCATCTGGGGCGGCGTGATCGGCGCCTCCACCGCGGCCGGCCCGATCGTCGGCGGACTGCTGGTCGAGCACGTGAACTGGGAGTCGGTCTTCTTCATCAACATCCCGGTCGGCCTGATCGCCCTCGCGCTCGGCCTGTGGATCCTGCGCGACGTGAAGATCGAGAACGCCGCGAAGTCCTTCGACATCCCCGGCATCGTGCTGCTCTCCGGAGCGATGTTCATGCTGGTCTGGGGCATCATCAAGGCCCCGGTCTGGGGCTGGGGCGACCCGGCGACGCTGCTCTTCCTCGGCGGCGCCGTGCTGGCGGTGATCGTCTTCGCCTTCTGGCAGACCAGGGCGAAGGAGCCGCTGATCCCGCTCAGCCTGTTCCGCTCGGTGCCGCTGTCGGCCGGCACCCTGCTCATGGTGCTGATGGCCTTCGCCTTCTTCGGCGGCGTCTTCTTCGTCACCTTCTACCTGCAGAACGTGCACGGCATGGCCCCGGTCGACGCCGGTGTCCACCTGCTGCCGATGACCGGCATGATGATCGTCGGTGCCCCGCTGGCCGGCGCCGCGATCGGCAAGCTCGGCCCGCGCGTCCCGATCGTCGCCGGCATGCTCTTCACCACCGCCGCCATGCTCGGCATGTCGACGCTCTCCACCGACTCCGGCACCGGCGTCATGTCGCTCTGGTTCGTGCTGATGGGCCTCGGCCTGAGCCCGGTCATGGTCGGTGCCACCGAGGTCATCGTCGGCAACGCCCCGCTGGAGCTCTCCGGCGTCGCCGGCGGCCTGCAGCAGGCCGCCATGCAGGTCGGCGGCAGCCTCGGCACCGCCGTCCTCGGCGCGGTGATGGCCTCCAAGGTCACCGACGTGCTGCCGGAGAACTGGGCCAAGGCCGGCCTGCCGCCGGTCCAGGGCGCCCAGGCCGAGGGCCTCAACCAGGCCGCCCAGCTCGGCATCGCCCCGCCGGCCCCGGCCGGCACCCCGCAGCAGGCGGTCGACGCGATGGCGAACGCCGTCCACACCTCCTTCGTCAGCGGCATGTCGCTCGCCTTCGTGGTGGCCGCCGTGGTGGCCCTGGCCGCCGCCGGGCTCGGCCTGCTCACCAAGCGCGGCGCCAACGACGCCGGTCCGGCCGTCCACATCTGA
- a CDS encoding serine/threonine protein kinase produces the protein MDPADDGTPPTGPGAEDGAGRADAPDAGESAADGAAGARQTGDNADATAGGPGSDGRLLAGRYRLGRRLGRGGMGTVWVARDDKLARQVAVKELSVAGLPEEDLAAVRARMEQEARAAAMLKHPGVITVYDVLEEAGRPWIVMELIDGRSLAEVVAEEGTLLPRDAARIGEQVVDALDEAHRHGVLHRDVKPANILLERGGRAVLTDFGIAVLAGSPGLTRTGDIVGSPDYVAPERVTGHRPGPESDLWSLGATLYAAVEGQSPFHRTTTMSTLQAVVADPLPGPRNAGPLAPVLEALLRKDPAERPTAPEALAMLHELAGGRGRTAAHPPTERSTPVLGLPTVATPPTPVAVPAALSAAPPPEDMAAAQPPQGPPGQPAEGDGAPHGRRRAWLIAAGVLVAAALAAGVAFAVLGGGSDNPGPPAAGNSATATAPTPTPTPTPTPTPTPTPSPTPTPTPTPTPTPTPTPTGTPAPAGFRWSDDPAGFRVPVPQGWTRSESGGQIDYSPDGGVHLLRFGVSPGAVQSPEAHFLELEQTVSDQPDYTRLTLQPNVYQGHEGALWEFTFSDQQGTPRHAIDQAFVAPDGTEYAVYMSSPEGDWTATRQQFNTVLAGFTLQ, from the coding sequence ATGGACCCAGCGGACGACGGCACACCCCCGACCGGCCCCGGCGCGGAGGACGGCGCCGGCCGGGCGGACGCCCCGGACGCCGGGGAATCGGCCGCGGACGGCGCCGCCGGCGCGCGGCAGACCGGCGACAACGCGGACGCGACCGCCGGCGGCCCCGGCTCCGACGGCCGGCTGCTCGCCGGGCGGTACCGGCTCGGGCGGCGGCTCGGGCGGGGCGGCATGGGCACGGTGTGGGTCGCCCGGGACGACAAGCTCGCCCGCCAGGTGGCGGTCAAGGAGCTGAGCGTCGCGGGCCTGCCGGAGGAGGACCTCGCCGCCGTCCGGGCGCGGATGGAGCAGGAGGCCAGGGCGGCCGCCATGCTCAAGCACCCCGGCGTCATCACGGTGTACGACGTGCTGGAGGAGGCGGGCCGGCCGTGGATCGTGATGGAGCTGATCGACGGCCGTTCGCTCGCCGAGGTCGTCGCCGAGGAGGGCACCCTGCTGCCCCGGGACGCCGCCCGGATCGGCGAGCAGGTGGTGGACGCCCTCGACGAGGCGCACCGGCACGGCGTCCTGCACCGGGACGTGAAGCCCGCCAACATCCTGCTGGAGCGCGGCGGCCGGGCCGTCCTCACCGACTTCGGCATCGCCGTGCTGGCCGGCTCGCCCGGGCTGACCCGGACCGGTGACATCGTCGGCTCGCCGGACTACGTGGCGCCGGAGCGGGTCACCGGCCACCGGCCCGGCCCCGAGTCCGACCTCTGGTCGCTCGGTGCGACGCTGTACGCCGCGGTCGAGGGGCAGTCGCCGTTCCACCGGACGACCACCATGAGCACCCTCCAGGCGGTGGTCGCCGACCCGCTGCCGGGGCCGCGGAACGCCGGCCCGCTGGCGCCCGTGCTGGAGGCCCTGCTCCGCAAGGACCCGGCCGAGCGGCCCACCGCGCCGGAGGCCCTCGCGATGCTGCACGAGCTCGCCGGCGGGCGGGGACGGACCGCCGCACATCCGCCCACCGAGCGCTCTACCCCCGTCCTGGGCCTGCCCACGGTGGCGACCCCGCCGACGCCAGTCGCCGTCCCGGCGGCGCTGTCCGCGGCACCGCCGCCCGAGGACATGGCGGCCGCACAACCGCCGCAGGGGCCGCCGGGTCAGCCCGCCGAGGGGGACGGGGCGCCGCACGGGCGCCGCAGGGCCTGGTTGATCGCGGCGGGCGTGCTGGTGGCGGCCGCCCTGGCCGCCGGAGTGGCGTTCGCGGTGCTCGGCGGAGGCTCGGACAACCCGGGCCCGCCCGCAGCGGGCAACTCCGCCACGGCGACTGCACCGACCCCGACGCCCACTCCGACACCGACGCCCACGCCGACCCCCACCCCCTCACCGACGCCCACGCCGACCCCCACCCCCACGCCGACGCCGACGCCCACTCCCACCGGTACCCCGGCCCCGGCCGGGTTCCGTTGGAGCGACGACCCCGCGGGCTTCCGGGTGCCCGTCCCGCAGGGCTGGACCCGCAGCGAGTCCGGCGGCCAGATCGACTACTCGCCGGACGGCGGCGTGCACCTGCTGCGCTTCGGCGTCTCCCCCGGTGCCGTGCAGTCGCCGGAGGCGCACTTCCTGGAGCTGGAGCAGACCGTCTCCGACCAGCCCGACTACACCCGGCTCACCCTGCAGCCGAACGTCTACCAGGGCCACGAGGGCGCCCTGTGGGAGTTCACCTTCAGCGACCAGCAGGGCACGCCGCGGCACGCGATCGACCAGGCGTTCGTCGCCCCGGACGGCACCGAGTACGCGGTCTACATGTCCTCGCCGGAGGGCGACTGGACGGCCACCCGGCAGCAGTTCAACACCGTCCTCGCCGGCTTCACGCTGCAGTGA
- a CDS encoding pyruvate dehydrogenase E1 component, with product MASGSDRNPIIIGGLPSQVPDFDPEETAEWLESLDAAIDERGRERARYLMLRLIERAREKRVAVPEMRSTDYVNTIATKDEPFFPGNEEIERKILNATRWNAAVMVSRAQRPGIGVGGHIATFASSASLYDVGFNYFFRGKDAEGESGDQIFFQGHASPGIYARAFLLDRLSEQQLDAFRQEKSKAPYGLSSYPHPRLMPDFWEFPTVSMGLGPLGAIYQARMNRYLEHRGIKDTSDSHVYAFLGDGEMDEPESLGQLSLAAREGLDNLTFVVNCNLQRLDGPVRGNGKIIQELESQFRGAGWNVIKLVWDRSWDPLLAQDRDGVLVNKLNTTVDGQFQTYATETGAYIREHFFGGDLRLRAMVENMTDHEIQHLGRGGHDHRKVYAAFKAAREHKGQPTVILAQTVKGWTLGPNFEGRNATHQMKKLTVEDLKRFRDRLHLPITDKQLDEGYAPYYHPGRNSEEIQYMHDRRRELGGYVPTRKVRPRKLELPGDDAYKAVKKGSGNQTIATTMAFVRLLKDLMRDKGIGNRFVPIAPDEYRTFGMDSLFPSAKIYNPLGQTYESVDRELLLAYKESPTGQMLHDGISEAGCTASLIAAGSSYATHGEPLIPVYVFYSMFGFQRTGDQFWQMADQLARGFVLGATAGRTTLTGEGLQHADGHSHLLASTNPAVVAYDPAYGYEIAHIVQDGLRRMYGSSEEFPNGEDVFYYLTVYNEPIKMPAEPEGVDTDGILKGLYRLKGGEAGAIPAQILASGVAVPWALEAQRILAEEWNVKADVWSATSWNELRRDAVEAEEFNLLHPEEPQRVPYVTAKLQGAEGPFVAVSDWMRAVPDQISRWVPGQWQSLGADGFGFADTRGAARRFFHIDAQSVVLAVLTELAKQGKVERSVLKDAIDRYQLLDVAAAHPGAAGGDA from the coding sequence GTGGCTTCCGGATCCGATCGCAACCCGATCATCATTGGCGGCCTTCCGAGTCAGGTCCCGGACTTCGATCCCGAGGAGACCGCGGAATGGCTGGAGTCGCTCGACGCGGCCATCGACGAGCGGGGGCGTGAGCGCGCCCGCTACCTGATGCTCCGCCTGATCGAGCGCGCCCGCGAGAAGCGTGTCGCCGTGCCCGAGATGCGCAGCACGGACTACGTCAACACCATCGCGACCAAGGACGAGCCGTTCTTCCCCGGCAACGAGGAGATCGAGCGCAAGATCCTCAACGCGACCCGCTGGAACGCGGCCGTGATGGTCTCCCGGGCGCAGCGCCCGGGCATCGGCGTCGGCGGCCACATCGCCACCTTCGCCTCCTCCGCGTCGCTGTACGACGTGGGCTTCAACTACTTCTTCCGCGGCAAGGACGCCGAGGGCGAGTCCGGCGACCAGATCTTCTTCCAGGGTCACGCCTCCCCCGGCATCTACGCCCGCGCCTTCCTGCTGGACCGACTGTCCGAGCAGCAGCTCGACGCGTTCCGCCAGGAGAAGTCGAAGGCCCCCTACGGCCTTTCCAGCTACCCGCACCCGCGGCTGATGCCGGACTTCTGGGAGTTCCCCACCGTGTCCATGGGCCTCGGCCCGCTCGGCGCGATCTACCAGGCCCGGATGAACCGGTACCTGGAGCACCGCGGCATCAAGGACACCTCCGACAGCCACGTGTACGCCTTCCTGGGCGACGGCGAGATGGACGAGCCCGAGTCGCTCGGCCAGCTGTCCCTGGCGGCACGCGAGGGCCTGGACAACCTCACCTTCGTGGTCAACTGCAACCTGCAGCGCCTCGACGGCCCGGTCCGCGGCAACGGCAAGATCATCCAGGAGCTGGAGTCGCAGTTCCGCGGCGCCGGCTGGAACGTCATCAAGCTGGTCTGGGACCGTAGCTGGGACCCGCTGCTCGCGCAGGACCGCGACGGTGTCCTGGTGAACAAGCTGAACACCACGGTGGACGGCCAGTTCCAGACCTACGCCACCGAGACCGGCGCGTACATCCGCGAGCACTTCTTCGGCGGCGACCTGCGGCTGCGCGCCATGGTCGAGAACATGACCGACCACGAGATCCAGCACCTCGGCCGCGGCGGCCACGACCACCGCAAGGTCTACGCCGCGTTCAAGGCCGCCCGCGAGCACAAGGGCCAGCCGACGGTCATCCTCGCCCAGACGGTCAAGGGCTGGACGCTGGGCCCGAACTTCGAGGGCCGCAACGCGACGCACCAGATGAAGAAGCTGACGGTCGAGGACCTGAAGCGCTTCCGCGACCGGCTGCACCTGCCGATCACCGACAAGCAGCTGGACGAGGGCTACGCGCCCTACTACCACCCGGGCCGCAACTCGGAGGAGATCCAGTACATGCACGACCGCCGGCGCGAGCTCGGCGGCTACGTGCCGACCCGCAAGGTGCGGCCGCGCAAGCTGGAGCTGCCCGGCGACGACGCGTACAAGGCGGTCAAGAAGGGCTCCGGCAACCAGACCATCGCCACCACCATGGCGTTCGTCCGGCTGCTCAAGGACCTGATGCGCGACAAGGGCATCGGCAACCGCTTCGTGCCGATCGCGCCGGACGAGTACCGCACCTTCGGCATGGACTCGCTCTTCCCGTCCGCCAAGATCTACAACCCGCTCGGCCAGACCTACGAGTCGGTCGACCGCGAGCTGCTGCTGGCGTACAAGGAGTCCCCGACCGGCCAGATGCTGCACGACGGCATCTCGGAGGCGGGCTGCACCGCCTCGCTGATCGCCGCCGGCTCGTCCTACGCCACGCACGGCGAGCCGCTGATCCCGGTGTACGTCTTCTACTCGATGTTCGGGTTCCAGCGCACCGGCGACCAGTTCTGGCAGATGGCCGACCAGCTGGCCCGCGGCTTCGTGCTGGGCGCCACCGCCGGCCGCACCACGCTGACCGGTGAGGGCCTGCAGCACGCCGACGGCCACTCGCACCTGCTGGCCTCGACCAACCCCGCCGTCGTCGCGTACGACCCGGCGTACGGCTACGAGATCGCCCACATCGTGCAGGACGGCCTGCGCCGCATGTACGGCTCCAGCGAGGAGTTCCCGAACGGCGAGGACGTCTTCTACTACCTCACCGTCTACAACGAGCCCATCAAGATGCCGGCGGAGCCGGAGGGCGTCGACACCGACGGCATCCTCAAGGGCCTGTACCGGCTCAAGGGCGGCGAGGCCGGCGCGATCCCGGCGCAGATCCTCGCCTCCGGCGTGGCCGTGCCGTGGGCCCTGGAGGCCCAGCGCATCCTCGCCGAGGAGTGGAACGTCAAGGCCGACGTCTGGTCCGCGACCTCGTGGAACGAGCTCCGCCGCGACGCCGTCGAGGCGGAGGAGTTCAACCTGCTGCACCCGGAGGAGCCGCAGCGCGTCCCGTACGTGACCGCCAAGCTCCAGGGCGCCGAGGGCCCGTTCGTCGCCGTGTCCGACTGGATGCGCGCGGTGCCGGACCAGATCTCGCGCTGGGTGCCGGGCCAGTGGCAGTCGCTGGGTGCGGACGGCTTCGGCTTCGCCGACACCCGCGGTGCGGCCCGCCGTTTCTTCCACATCGACGCGCAGTCGGTCGTCCTGGCGGTGCTCACCGAGCTCGCCAAGCAGGGCAAGGTCGAGCGCAGCGTGCTGAAGGACGCGATCGACCGCTACCAGCTGCTCGACGTGGCCGCCGCCCACCCGGGCGCGGCCGGCGGCGACGCCTGA
- a CDS encoding peroxiredoxin: MAIEVGTQAPDFELKNQHGELVKLSDFRGEKNVVLVFYPFAFTGVCTGEVCAIQKELPRLQNDEVQVLAVSNDSPFSLRVFADQEGLDYPLLSDFWPHGEVSRAYGVFDEGKGCAVRGTFVIDKAGAVRWSVVNGLPDARDEQEYLAALGAL; this comes from the coding sequence ATGGCCATCGAGGTCGGCACCCAGGCTCCGGACTTCGAGCTCAAGAACCAGCACGGCGAGCTGGTGAAGCTCTCCGACTTCCGGGGCGAGAAGAACGTCGTCCTGGTCTTCTACCCGTTCGCCTTCACCGGTGTCTGCACCGGCGAGGTGTGCGCGATCCAGAAGGAGCTGCCGCGCCTGCAGAACGACGAGGTCCAGGTGCTGGCGGTCTCCAACGACTCGCCGTTCTCGCTGCGCGTCTTCGCCGACCAGGAGGGCCTGGACTACCCGCTGCTCTCCGACTTCTGGCCGCACGGCGAGGTCTCCCGCGCCTACGGCGTCTTCGACGAGGGCAAGGGCTGCGCGGTGCGCGGCACCTTCGTCATCGACAAGGCGGGCGCCGTCCGCTGGAGCGTCGTCAACGGCCTGCCGGACGCCCGCGACGAGCAGGAGTACCTGGCCGCGCTCGGCGCGCTCTGA
- a CDS encoding tellurium resistance protein TerD, translating to MGVSLSKGGNVSLTKEAPGLTAVIVGLGWDVRTTTGTDFDLDASAMLCTDQGKVRSDADFVFFNNLKSQDGSVEHTGDNLTGEGEGDDEQIKVNLAGVPAEVAKIVFPVSIYDADNRQQNFGQVRNAFIRVINQAGGVEIARYDLSEDASTETAMVFGELYRNGAEWKFRAIGQGYASGLRGIAQDFGVNV from the coding sequence GTGGGTGTCAGCCTGAGCAAGGGCGGCAACGTCTCCCTCACCAAGGAGGCTCCGGGCCTGACGGCCGTCATCGTCGGCCTCGGCTGGGACGTCCGCACCACCACCGGCACCGATTTCGACCTCGACGCCAGCGCCATGCTCTGCACCGACCAGGGCAAGGTCCGCTCCGACGCCGACTTCGTCTTCTTCAACAACCTCAAGAGCCAGGACGGCTCCGTCGAGCACACCGGCGACAACCTCACCGGCGAGGGCGAGGGCGACGACGAGCAGATCAAGGTCAACCTGGCCGGCGTCCCGGCCGAGGTCGCCAAGATCGTCTTCCCGGTGTCGATCTACGACGCCGACAACCGCCAGCAGAACTTCGGCCAGGTCCGCAACGCCTTCATCCGCGTGATCAACCAGGCCGGCGGCGTCGAGATCGCCCGGTACGACCTCTCCGAGGACGCCTCCACCGAGACCGCGATGGTCTTCGGCGAGCTCTACCGCAACGGCGCGGAGTGGAAGTTCCGCGCCATCGGCCAGGGCTACGCCTCCGGCCTGCGCGGCATCGCGCAGGACTTCGGCGTGAACGTCTGA
- a CDS encoding tellurium resistance protein TerD: MSVTLAKGGNVSLSKAAPNLTQVQIGLGWDARSTTGAPFDLDASALLCGGGRVLGDEYFIFYNNLRSPEGSVEHQGDNLTGDGDGDDEVVQVNLDLVPVQVDKVVFAVSIYDAEARIQNFGQVSNAYIRVVNVTDGREIARYDLTEDASTETAMIFGELYRYQGEWKFRAVGQGYASGLRGIALDFGVNVQ; this comes from the coding sequence ATGAGTGTCACGCTGGCCAAGGGCGGCAACGTCTCGCTGAGCAAGGCCGCGCCCAACCTGACGCAGGTGCAGATCGGGCTGGGCTGGGACGCCCGCTCGACCACCGGCGCACCATTCGACCTGGACGCCAGCGCGCTGCTGTGCGGCGGCGGCCGGGTGCTGGGCGACGAGTACTTCATTTTCTACAACAACCTGCGCAGCCCCGAGGGGTCGGTCGAGCACCAGGGCGACAACCTGACCGGCGACGGCGACGGGGACGACGAGGTCGTCCAGGTCAACCTCGACCTGGTGCCCGTCCAGGTCGACAAGGTCGTCTTCGCGGTGTCGATCTACGACGCCGAGGCCCGGATCCAGAACTTCGGGCAGGTGTCCAACGCCTACATCCGCGTGGTCAACGTGACGGACGGGCGCGAGATCGCCCGCTACGACCTCACCGAGGACGCGTCCACGGAGACCGCGATGATCTTCGGCGAGCTCTACCGCTACCAGGGCGAGTGGAAGTTCCGCGCCGTCGGCCAGGGCTACGCCTCCGGCCTGCGCGGCATCGCCCTGGATTTCGGAGTAAACGTCCAGTAA